The region tttcacttaagtacattttgaatgcaggacttttacttgtagtggagtaatttcacagtgtggtattagtacttttacttaagtaagatatctgaatactttttccaccccTGCCTTCAAGtttattgaggttttttttgtcattaaaattCACATTTCAAACTTTGTGTCCCTCAGGAATCGTATTATTTGCAGTGCACATGCAAGTACAAATACTCGAGCTCCAGTATGAGCTGCAGCTAAAGGAACAGCGAATGGAAACTTCTTTCCCTGTGGCGGACACAATGTCCAACTTCGCTTTAGAATCACAGGGTAAGTGACTTTTTCATCTGTCTCATCAATATGCATTCAttagctttattttgaaacttcTTTGGAGGTTGATATCTAACTACATATGTGTGTCCTTGATATGTGTGCATGCAGGTGCAAGTGTTTTAGACCATTTGTCTTCCGACATGTATCGGGAACATACATGGCAAGGATATGGAATTTGGGATCATATAGCTCAATCCTACTGTGGTGGGCCGTCAGAACAACAGAGAAGAGTTATACAGGTAAGACATGCACTGCCATATTCTTTTTGTTtgacatgaaatattaatattacagttgtAATTAATGAACTGTGgagtttaaaacatattttcttatttCAGGGACACTCTTCACTACGTCCAGGAGAATGCTGGCCCTTTTCAGGTGAAACAGgacatttgtttatttccctttcTCATCCAGTTATTATCACACAGGTGACACTGGGCCACATCACTAAGAGCCAGTCTGTGAGTGGACTGATTGCAAGTGCGCCGAGGCAATTTTCAATCCACGTAAGTCAGATACTTTCAGTcatgatgcaaaaaaaatatcctaCATACGTCTGTTATTCACAGACTTTACAGCAAGAACCTCAACTCAcctctgtctgtttttgttttctaggGAATGAGGACAGAGGACGGAATAGGCACCAACTTAGGAACACTGGTGTATGATCAGGACGGCCCAGCATTCCAGACCTTCAACCTGCCTGTAAGTGTGATATAAGTGAGACaactcttatttattatttgaactgttgccctcaggcagaAGGTACAGATCACTCAACACAAGGACTAACAGACTCAAACACAGCTTTTATCCAACTGCAATAACCACCCTcaatactgaaaaaaacccGATAATTTTGGCACTGCATTCACATTGATGGCTCAACACATTTGAGATatgttctgtactgttgttgtctcgactgtgtgttcatgctgtttgtttgttgttggggtttttttttttcctgtgcaactatgcatgtatgtctgggtgtgtttatgtgtttgtctaaactgggtattttgaattgtacatattttttttctttttatatttatatttttagaaactcttaaatgttgcacttactggagagcactttgaatttcgttgtacatgtgacaatgacaaataaagacctattctaCATTGTAGTTTTCAtaaatgtccattttttaatgttggtCACATTccaaaacataaattactttttttcctgcCAGTTCAACTAACTGTATTATAGATAGGGCAGTATTTGCGATCAAACCTAGATGTCCtaacctctcctctctcttgttTGTTACCAGAATCAAGAATTTTTCAGATATGTGAAGCTGGAAGTCGAAAACAACTGGGGCAACATCGATTACACGTGCCTATATAGCTTCAGGGTTCATGGTAAGGTAAGTAAGTAGATGGGTAAATCAATCTCAAAACATAAGGATAGGTTGTGTACTATAAACATCTGTAGGATGTTTATAGTACATCATAATTGTGGCTGTGACAGTTGCTAAGCAAAACTTGGGTATGGCAGAAATCCAGAGAGGCTATGGAGAAGGACTTTTGGTTGGTCTTAACGATGCTCTGGAAGACCGTTAGATGACTTGGGGcaggaaagcagggcttggtcCAGGCTGTAATCAGCACTGGAGGAGGCCTGATAACCTGACCTGGGGTGATggtggaaagagcactttgaggaTCTCCTAAATCCAGCCCTCACGTCCTCTGTGAAGGAGGCAGAGTCTGGTGACTTGGGGGAAGACTTACCAatatccctggcagaggtccCCGGGGTTGTCAAAAGCTccccggcggcaaggcgccagagAGCGGaagagattcgccctgagaggctgaaggctctggacattgTTAGGCTGTCTTGGTTGACATGCCTCTTCAATGTCTTGTGAGGGTTTGGGGACAGTGCCTTTGGAGTCACAGACTGGGGAGGTGGTTCCCATACTCAAAACAAGGGGGACCGGAGGATGTGCTCCAATTATTGGGGTATCACACCgctcagcctccccggaaagGTTTATTCCAAGGTGCTAGAAAGGAGGCCAACTGATTGTCTccaacctcagattcaggagaaACAGTGTTGactccgtcctggccgtggaacagcggaccagctctttaccctcgCAAGGCtgctggaggggtcatgggagtttgcccaaccagtctacatgtgatttgtggacttggagaaagATTACGACCGTGTCCTTTGGGTAGTCCTGTGGGAGGGTACTGCGGGAGTATATGGGGTACCTAGCTTGTTTTTATGAGCTATCCGTTCCTGAATATAACCAAAGTCAGAGTTGTGTCCTCATAATCAGCACGTCAAACTTGTTCTCAATGGGTGTTGGCCTCTACCACGGCTGTCTCTTGTGTCCGATTCTGTTTATTGTCCCATAGACGGGATCTCAAGgagcagccggggggaggatgGTGTTCAGTTTGGTTACCACAGAATTGCATTCTGCTCttaatgtgaataatgtgattCTTATGGCTTCATCAAACTGGGACCTCcagtttaaccctcctgtcgtccttccgggtcaaattgacccaatctgttttgactatcccttctttcctccctcctcctgccttcctctcttctttcctccttccttccttctttccttccttcctcctctatcctccttccttctttcctctatcctttctttctttctttccttcctttcctccttcttcccttcttttctttcctccttcagctatctcctttactttctctcttctttccttcctcctgatttcctctcctttcctccttccttccttccttctttcatccctcccgcctccattccttcctctatcctccttccttcttcccttccctcgccccccctttccttcccttctttctttctttctttctttctttccttcctccttcctttctgccctctttcctacctgcctccctccttttctccctccttccttctttattttttccttcctttcttctcctcctcccctttctttcctccatcctccttcctttctctctcctttccattctttctccttttcctcctctcttctttccttcctccatccttctttctttccttccttctttcctccatcctttttttacttccctttgcgtccttccctcttcttccttccttgacccgaggacaacaggagggttaaattgGGGTGGTTTGCAGCTGAATGTGTAGCGGTTGGGaagagagtcagcacctccaagtctgaggccatagTTCTCTACCGGAAGGAGCTCATGTATCTTGGGGTCTTATTCACGGGTGAGGGTAGAAAGGTGAGATGCGGAAGGTTCGGGTCGGCATCAACAGTGACACAGGTGCTATACCGGACTGCCGGTGAAGAAAGAGCTGAGCTTGAAGGCTAAGCTCTGAATTCACCAGTTcgtctatgttccaaccctcgcCAATGGTCATGAGCTGTGCGTAGTGACCGAAAAGAATGAGATCACAGATAAAAGTGTCCGAAGGGAAACCTGGGATAttttgcttagcctgctgcccccgcgaccctgCCCTATCCAGATGTTTTGAGGTTGATTTACCATGATAGACAGCATGGGGGCTCAGAGGTTAACGCTTCTGTTCTTCCCATGTCTGTGTGGGTTTACTCCGGGTGCTCCGGTTTCTTCCCGCAACCTAATTTGGTTTAATTggcaaatataataattaaataaatgcgcTTAATTATAACTATATTGCTCTGTGTGTTTGATTCAATATTTAAAGAGTTGAAGTAATATTACTACAAGCTAAGTTCAGGTTAAGGCTTGCTGCAGGTCCTTGTACAACAAAtggaacttctttttttttttgactgaatatttgaaTATGTAAAAGCAAGATTGTGTAACTAGAAAatggttaaatatatttttctcatgttcatttattttagactgtaaGGGCACTAatgtaaatgtgtatatatgaatatgaatataaacgttagtagaaatataaaaagattgattagaaaatactttttcataGACTATTTTGaactttagaaaataaaacacatttacagtatAAGATCAAAATTACAAACATCATTTTCCAAGATATATCTAAAAATATCTTGCCACCATTTACGaatatttatacatttccaAAAACGGATAATATTTTTAGTATGGGAAACACATAGACATGGTTTGCCATTGATAATACAATGAGGCATCGACTTCAGTGTTGCACTCATCACCATCTtacgtcgccatcttgtttctggaaacggggagcagaccatatttggggCTCGTCTTGTaagtcacctgtcaatcaaaggtagtcacgccccaaatcatacgattctttttcgattttcttctaaatggggccattatttacactatcaacatcaaattatcttgaagaagactttttactagcgattgagaccacaGTGATAAATTtctgaggttataaatcaagtgagaagttttctcattagggaccgagcaccgaggtgcgaggaccctattgaaactggtccgtctattattatttttccgggTAATCAATCGCttattcttgataataaccaagatAACATTCATAATGCGTATGAGCAGAATATGTAAGTAAAGATTTAgcattattattgattttattcATGCATTCTGTAAAAAGGCCATCATCACAGTTAATTAGCTTTAGTTGACcttataaataatgtatatttttaccaATATAGAACAAAAGAATAGATGGTGTTTCAAAAATATGACTCCAAATATTTAACAGTGGTGTGAAGGGTAATtagtcttttttgatcatctttacatctatttttggttattttgtgtcttttttattcattttaacatctattgttggtcaatttttgtctatttcgataattttgtgtccttttttgatcatttcacatctatttttggtcaatttgtgtcttttttgataatttcacatctatttgtgtcttttttgatcattttacatctatttttggttattttgtgccttttttagcaatttttacacctatttttggtcaatttgtgtcttttttgatcactttaacatctattgttgttattttgtgtctttttttagttttttttaacacctatttttggtcattttgtgtcttttttgatcattttaacatctattgttggtcaatttgtgtctattttgataattttgtgtccttttttgatcattttacatctatttttggtcaatttgtgtcttttttgatcatctttacatctatttttggttattttgtgtcttttttagtcatttttacatctatttttggtcaatttgtgtcttttttgatcattttacatatttttttggtcaatttgtgtctattttgataatttttacatctatttctggtcatgtgtgtcttttttagtcatttttacatctatttcgataattttgtgtctttttttggtcatttttacatctacagtcatggaaactttcctgataataaccaaGATAACATTCATAATGCGTATGAGCAGAATATGTAAGTAAAGATTTAGCATTATTATtggttttattcatgcattCTGTAAAAAGGCCATCATCACAGCTAATTAGCTTTAGTTGGCcttataaataatgtatattttgaccAATATAGAACAAAAGAATAGATGGTGTTTCAAAAATATGACTCGAAATATTTAACAGTGCTATGAAGGCTAATTATACACACTTGTGTGCTCTCTctacttttaaaaatgatgatatttgTGAACTTTTTTACCCCAAAGGGACGAGCAGAATGTTCGGCCTCGCTAACTGGCCGGAGCACTTCGTATATAAAAGGATTTTCCTGCACACTAATGAGGAGAGGGATTTATATAACGCTTTCTCACAAAGAAACAGTCCATAGATCAAATGCATAAAGATTGTTCTAATTGCATATAGTTAATAAACAATGGTTTCTATGTAAACAGATTATATTTAGGCTGCAACTTCCATTAAGCCTTTGGAGTTTGaggctattctgttggtttttgactccttttcattcagcCTGTATAAACgatttaaaaagtgttcaccatgccatcattgttttcagcacaacctcacctatatgacctgattattatttttcattttgacttactggatcaacattttgaacacagaaacatacataaaaaaaaatacaaaaaacacacaaaaaaaacacaataaaattacaaagaaacacatacaaacacactaaaccacacagaaaacacactttttttttttttttttacaaaaaaaaccacacaaaaacacaaaatattgcgaaAAAaaccaaaagaacaaaaaaaccacacgaaaccacacagaaaacacacttttttttaaacaaaaacataaaaaacacataaaatgacataaaaaaatacaaaaaacacacaaaaaaagacataaaaacacaaaaacacactaaaatataaaaaaaaaaaacacacagaaacgcacaaaaaaccccacataaaaacccagtaaaccacacagaaaacacacattttttttttacaaaaacataaaaaaacacacataaaatgacataaaaaattacaaaacacacacaaaaaaacgcagaaaaattgcaaaaaacacacaaaaaattacaaaaatcacacaacaaaattacaaaaaaaaaaagaaatgacaaaaaacacacaaaaaacattaaacacaaaacattgcattaaaaatgcattgaaatgctgaatgtcATCACATTTGCAATAAGCACAATATTTATGGATGTAGTAGAACTAAAGTCCTCCTACACATAAATGAGATGTTCTTGGTAGTAGCTaccacaactattgttttggagAAATCTGCTTTAATgcaatttatgtgatttttttagacatattgaggaaaatcaggttgtagcttattctcgtaatttagacttttttctctaagtgcatgatgattatttatttccttctgtcattattattttttctcctaccgGGTCCTTATTTCTCTTCCGTACCAAAGTCTTCAGTTTGTATTTGAGCCGTTTTAACTCTGTAACTCTACTTCTGTCGCTGCCGTCTTCAAATCCACCAACAGCAGATAAATCCAGCTGTATTTTATCTTCCTGCCGTCATGGTGCTCAGGTTGAACATCACAACAGACAACATCAGTAGAAATGTGTTTACATTCATGGATGGACAACTCTGGGTTTGATGTAAACATCATATCCTGAAAGTAATGTGTTCACAAGCAATTTTACCAGCCGCGCTCCGCTTCACAACCTGGAAACCTTCTGACAGCTAAACAGCATGTTTACATTCACAATGTGAGCATTTTACCATTTATTCctctaattatttatttgatttataggtcgattttcttttcacattgcatcaaaagttaaaaagtgagataatctGATGTTATTAAGTATGTTTAGGGAACACaatttttaataagtttgtgtctttttttgtaattctgtgtctttattaaataattttgtgtctttttaaaataattgtgtgtcttttttaataattttgtgtctttttttggtcattttgtgacttttttggtaatgctgtgtatgttttggtcattttgtctcttttttaagtaatttggtgttttttcagtcattttgtatctttttttgtcattttgtgtctttttttggtcattttgtgtctttttttaaagtaattttgtgttttttcagtcattttgagtctaattttgtcatgttgtgtcgtttttggtaattttgtgtctttttaaagtaattaagtgtatttttcagtcattttgtgtcttttttgggtcattttgtgtattttttgggtcattttgatacttctTCTAGCGGCCCCCagctaatttgagtttgagacccctgcaatAGATCATATAATTGTGTTGTTGACAAAAAGTGAAGTGTATTTCCAAGATAAAACTAGAAATTCTGAGCAGTTCACAGCGAGTCAAGGCGACAAGGAAATTACTTAGCAAGCAAGGAGCGAAATGAGAAAACTAAATTAGAATACCGAGAGCAgaaatgtgtaattttgtgcACAAATTTGTACAAAAGACGCTCCTGATCTTAGTCAAAACTGACTTTTGAGTCAGCAACACTTCCTGTCTACCTTCTGCTGCTTCACTTTAGCGAATTGTCTCTTAGGATAAAAGAGGAGCCTCTTCTTTCAACAGTGTGAGCGTTGCATTGTGACAGatggttgtgtgtctgtggagaCGGAAACTTTATGGTGATGTGAAGATTAGAAGATGGTCAGCACAACACCCACACAGGTTTGACTGACGCCTCACTGGAGAATATTTACAGGTATGGAAtatatttcttcttctgctttacattttctaaatataACGCCACTGTCGCCGGCGTTTCAACTTCAGAAGAATATCACTTATATGTCGTATATAGGGACGAGAGCAGACGTTATGAGGAGCTCTTGTATAACTGGAGGAAAAGggcaaaagagaaaaaggacatttactTTAGAGTTTGATtgaaacagactaaactttgTGTTGTGAAAGCGCACTAAAGTggtttattttatgttacttttaatgtaagtCTTCTGCTTTAGTAAAAGGCCCCAGtctttagatcaggggtctcaaactcaaattacctgggggctgctggaggcagtatcaaaatgaccaaaaaatagacagaaaatgacagaaaaaagacacaaaatgactaaaaaagacacaaaatgactaaaaaaagacacaaaactaaattactttaaaaagacacaaaatgacaaaaaaaagacacaaaactaaattactttaaaaaaccacaaaatgaccaaaaagaagaacaaaaaattactaaaaaagacacaaaattactgaaaaaaagacacaaaatgactaaaaaaagacacaaaactaaattactttaaaaagacacaaaatgaccaaaaagaaggacaaaaaattactgaaaaaaagacacaaaatgacctaaaaaagacacaaactgacagaaaaagacacaaaagtacttaaaaaagacacaaaatgaccaaaaaagacacaaaatgactaaaaaagacacaaaatgaccaaaaaaagacacaaaatgacctgaataagagacaaaatgactaaaaaagacacaaaatgactaaataaagacacaaaatgaccaaaaaaagacacaaaatgactaaaattgacacaaaatgaccaaaaaaagacacaaaatgacctgaataagagacaaaatgactaaaaagacacaaaatgacagaaaaaaactaaactagttaaaataagacacaaaatgaccaaaaaaagacacacacttacaaaaaaagacacaaaatgacaaaaaaagacacaaaatgactaaaaaaagacagaaaataaccaaaaaaatacacataatttttgcttatttttgagctcaatatgttgataaagtaggttaaagtgaaaaaataactgtcagatcataaaggtgaagaaaaaatggataccaaatatgggcatagtaaacatttttgctgtggtacatgaagggaaaaatcaaaagtattaaaaaacggACAAAACAGGctcaaaatgtatattttaagcTGGTATATTCTGGAATTATTTCACTTATGattggtaaaataaaaacaaaatcatgtGAAAACACTGAAGTGACCGTTGAGAAATAAAGATCTTTGTTGGTGAGATAAAGGAGCAGATCTTATCCTGGATAGCTTCAGGTAAGTCATCAGAACCAGATGATCCAGAAACACCTGGTGTTATTGATCTACTCTGGTTCTACGTGGtcattaaaacaaatgtacagCAAGATCAAAGACCCAAAGCATTACATCATCAAAAGGAAGTGTCTCCTGCAGCTCGGAGGGAGAGTTTTACAATAGCTTGCACTGTATCCTATTAATTATAAAGGACTGCATGCTGGGGGCTATAAATTATAAAGATAGTTACCAAAACACCCGACGTAGAAAAGGGAGAAACTCTCCTCCGAACAGATTGTTGTAGTTCATGTAAACTGATAAAATCCAGGTTTTATTTGATTCCTTCTAGGAGCGATCGATTTATTCTTTCATAAAGCAGCTCATCACAGGAAGACGTCCGGGAAATACAGCGTGGACATGCTTCACATGGCGGGATGAGACAGAATCCCTTAAACTGATTCTGCTTCTTATTTGTGATGCATTGgggagagaaacaaaaaatcagATATTAGACTTCTGCAGAAAGTGAATCCACAAACAAAGTGTTTCTGTGGATGCTGTCGGCACACAGCAGAGACAAATGAAGCAGGCAGTTCTTTAACCAAAGCTACAGAGCTTTGTTAGGCACAAAAACCACTCGGTTAAAGTTCAGGAAACACAATCACAACTAGACCAAATACACCAATATACTAGGAGCAAAAACatcaattttgtgtgttttttttggtcatattgtttctttttgggtcaatttgtgtcttttttaagcaattaagtgttttttcagtcattttttggtctttttttagtcattttgtgtcttttgtgtttagcGTATCAATTTTGGCCATTTAGtgccatttttagtcattttgtgtctcttttggtcattttgtatcttttttaaaagtaattttgtgtcttctttggtcatttcatgtctttttgggtcattttgtgtcttttttgggtcattttgtgtcttttttggtaatgctgtGTATtctttgataattctgtgtctttttaagaaatttggtgatttttcagtcattttgt is a window of Centropristis striata isolate RG_2023a ecotype Rhode Island chromosome 24, C.striata_1.0, whole genome shotgun sequence DNA encoding:
- the LOC131962993 gene encoding SUN domain-containing protein 3-like, with product MSMVRRSSRLQEAGYYTEEGLPTLSFKESPRRVFRRRYRRRHHVDVPVHHESTDTDESKHSRTVQTQTDCTRTTQTQSSMSFSWLLLLAGIVLFAVHMQVQILELQYELQLKEQRMETSFPVADTMSNFALESQGASVLDHLSSDMYREHTWQGYGIWDHIAQSYCGGPSEQQRRVIQGHSSLRPGECWPFSGETGHLFISLSHPVIITQVTLGHITKSQSVSGLIASAPRQFSIHGMRTEDGIGTNLGTLVYDQDGPAFQTFNLPNQEFFRYVKLEVENNWGNIDYTCLYSFRVHGKVSK